The Elaeis guineensis isolate ETL-2024a chromosome 13, EG11, whole genome shotgun sequence genome includes a region encoding these proteins:
- the LOC140853349 gene encoding mannan endo-1,4-beta-mannosidase 1-like, which translates to MVAKRVLFSLGLLALFVLQGGGAYVGSGFVRTSGTHFVLDGRPFYSNGFNAYWLMLMASDPTQRYKVSSVLQQASDYGMSVVRTWAFSDGGSNPLQYSPGYYNENMFQGLDFVISEAKKHGVFLILSLVNNYADFGGRKQYVQWAKERGADVHWDNDFYWHEVVKGYYKNHVKTVLTRTNTMTGVAYKDDPTILAWELINEPRCDGDLSGKTVQNWIAEMAAYVKSIDSNHMLEVGLEGFYGESMPERKQFNPGYEVGTDYISNNKISEIDFATIHAYPDQWISGSDDAQMAFLRSWIQSHIDDAGATLGKPLMITEFGRKTERDSFYWAVYNMIYNSARAGGPCTGGLFWQMLAQGMDNFRDGYEIIFSESPSMASIISQQSHMIASLS; encoded by the exons ATGGTGGCAAAGAGAGTCCTTTTCAGCCTTGGTCTCTTGGCCCTCTTTGTACTCCAAGGTGGTGGTGCATATGTTGGCTCTGGTTTTGTGAGGACAAGCGGAACCCATTTTGTTTTGGATGGGCGCCCGTTCTACTCCAATGGGTTCAACGCATATTGGCTGATGTTGATGGCATCGGACCCGACACAGAGATATAAGGTGTCATCTGTCCTACAACAAGCTTCCGATTATGGAATGAGTGTGGTAAGGACCTGGGCCTTCAGCGATGGTGGGAGCAATCCGCTGCAGTACTCTCCCGGCTATTACAATGAGAACATGTTCCAG GGCCTGGACTTTGTCATCTCTGAGGCCAAGAAGCATGGAGTGTTTCTGATACTGAGTCTGGTGAATAACTATGCCGACTTTGGGGGCAGGAAGCAGTATGTTCAGTGGGCGAAGGAAAGGGGAGCGGATGTCCACTGGGATAATGACTTCTACTGGCACGAAGTTGTCAAGGGATACTACAAGAACCATGTCAAG ACGGTCCTCACGAGGACCAACACGATGACAGGAGTGGCATACAAAGATGATCCCACAATCCTTGCATGGGAGCTTATAAACGAACCACGATGCGACGGCGATCTCTCTGGCAAAACAGTGCAG AACTGGATCGCAGAGATGGCTGCTTATGTTAAATCAATAGATAGCAACCACATGCTTGAAGTTGGGTTAGAAGGATTCTATGGGGAATCAATGCCTGAAAGAAAGCAATTTAACCCGGGCTATGAGGTCGGCACCGATTACATCTCCAACAACAAAATCTCTGAAATTGACTTTGCTACCATTCATGCCTACCCTGATCAATG GATTTCAGGCTCTGATGACGCTCAAATGGCATTCCTCCGGAGTTGGATCCAATCCCACATTGACGATGCTGGTGCAACACTTGGGAAACCACTCATGATCACAGAATTTGGCAGGAAGACCGAGCGGGATTCCTTCTACTGGGCAGTGTACAACATGATCTACAACTCAGCCAGAGCCGGGGGGCCATGCACGGGAGGGCTGTTCTGGCAAATGCTGGCTCAAGGGATGGATAACTTCAGAGATGGCTATGAGATCATATTTTCAGAAAGCCCCTCCATGGCAAGTATCATTTCCCAACAATCCCACATGATAGCTAGCCTTAGCTAG